AAATAAATGAGAATCCACCTTTAGAAATAGATTTTGATGATATACAGGAGGAGGTTGATTACTGGAGTTCAGCAGTGGTGTGTTATGTTGTTGGAGCAAACCCCCCTATTAATGTAATGGAGGGCTTCATTAGGAGGATTTAGAGGAATTTATACATTGATAAGGTAGTAATGGTGAAGAAAGGAGTGTTTATAATTCCTTTTTTCACTATGGATTCAAGGAATAAAGTACTGTCTGACCACTTTTTCGTTGATAGCAAACCTCTGGTAGTGAaggcttggaatgttgatctaGATATGGAGAAGGGGGATGTGAATTCCATCCCTATTTGGGTTCAACTCAAACTGAACTTCAAATACTGGGGGGGAAAATCTTTGTTTAAGATTGTCAGTCAGCTAGGTAAACCCATCAAAAGAGACAATGCAACATATTGTAGGGATAAACTACAATATGCTAGAGTTATGGTAGATGTAACCTTGTCATAGGAACTGCCTGATATGATCTCATTTCGAAATGAACTTGGGAACATGACTCAAGTTGCTGTGCGTTATGAATGGAGATCAACTGTTTGTGGAAGGTGTAAACTCATTGGTCATGGAGAGGATCAGTGTAGGAAAGGCAAGTCCAAGAGGGTTTGGGTCAGGAAGAATGAACCACCAGCTTAGGACAAGAGTGTAGAGGTGGTGAAAGAGCCAATTGTGGATCCAAATGGGTTTCAAAGAGCTCTTAGGCCAATAAGAGTTAGGAGTACTCCTGCGCAGCCAACTCAGATCAACAATGGATTTAATTTATTGGACATTGATGTGCAGGATGAGGTGGATAACACTGTGAGTGTTTCTGTGGTGAATCAAGGAACTGAACAGGGGAGGGAAGTAGGTGGAAGGGGGGACCCTTCCTCTCCTCATGGATAGAATATTAGCCTGGAATGTCAGGGGGCTTAATCTATCTCATAAGCAAGAAGAGGTCAAAAGATTTATTCAAAAGTATGAGGTGGGTTTGGTTGGTCTCCTGGAGCATAAGGTAAAATTGCCTAATTTAGGTAAGCTTTACCAAAAGGTTTTTCAGAATTGGTGCTTCACTACTAATGCTAGTTATCATAGTGGAGGTAGAATTGTGGTTGCTTGGAAGTCAGGAAGCTTTAATGTTAATATAACAGCTGCTTCTAGCTAGGTTATACACTGTCACATTAGTCTAGTGAGTGGTATATCCTCTTTCCATTGTACTTTTATCTATGCTTTCAATGAGAACAATATGAGGAAGGATTTATGGAGAGATTTGCAATTGATGAATCTCCAAGGACCTTGTGTCTTATGTGGTGACTTTAACTGTGTCATGAATATAGAAGAGAAAATAGGTATGCCTGTTAGGCACGCTGATATTGTGGATATCAGTAATTGTATGCATATGTGTGGCATGGAGGATACAAAGAGTGTTGGCAATTTCTTTACTTGGAACAACAAGCAGCAGGGAGGTGATAGAGTATTTTCAAAATTGGATAGATTTCTAGCAAATCTAGCTTGGCAAAATGATTATCCAAGTGCTGAAGTTTGTTTTTTACCTGAAGGGCAGTTTGATCACTCTCCTGGTCTTCTTACTGTTTACCCTAGAAGTGATGGAGGAAGGAAGCCATTCAAATATTTCACTATGTGGAAATCTTCTCCCCTTTTTTTTGATACCGTTCAAATGGCTTGGAATTTCCAGTGTTCTGGTAGTAAAATTTTTGTTTTGACCAGCAAACTGACGAAAGTCAAAGCCTCTCTCAAGGAATTGAACAGAGTTGGGTTCACTGATATTCAAGCAGCTGATCTGAAGGCTTATCATGGCATGATTGCTGCTCAGGAGGCAATGCATCATAATCCACATGCCAAGGATTTAGCAAGTTTGGAGTTGCAAGCAATTCAAGAATATAGAATCACTCATAAAGCCTATTTAGATTTTCTGAAATAAAAAGCCAAAGTGGAGTGGATTAAAGCTGGGGATGAGAACACTTCATTGTTTCAGTAGAGTATTAAAAGTAGAAGGTTGTAGAATCAAGTGTATAGTATATTTGACAAGGATGATGTATGGAGAGATAAACCCGATGAGGTGTCAGATGCTTTCTTGTCTTATTACACAGAGTTACTGGGAAGTGTACATGATAACAGAACACAGGTTATCAAACAGATAGTGCAATCAGGTCCTATCTGTCAAAATCATCACAAAGATATCCCCAATACTCCTTATACTGCTGATGAAGTTAAAGCTGCTTTATTTTCTATTCTAAGAGTCAAGGCTCCAGGTCCTGATGGATTTGGTTCCTACTTTTATAAAGATGCATGGTCTATAGTAGGGGATGATGTTATATCAGCTATCATTGATGTGCTTCAGCATAGCAAGTTACTCAAGGAAATTAATCATATTGTGATTACTCTGATTCCTAAGGTCAAATGTCCAAGAAATGTAAGTGAGTTCAGACCCATTTCCTACTGTAAAACTTTGCAAAAATGTGTCACCAAAGTCTTGTGTGCAAGGCTTAGACAAATTCTTCATGCATGATTTGATCTTTGAGAATCAAGGGGGGTTTGTTCATGCATGGGAGGTATATTGTGCATAATATCATGGTTGTTCAGGACCTTGTGAGGCACTATGGGAGGAAAGGTGTGAAGCCAAGCTGTTTAATGAAGATTGATCTCCAAAAGGCATATGATACTGTTGATTGGAACTTTCTAAAGGACATGCTGATTTATCTGGAATTTTCTGTCCAGTTTGTTATCTAGTCATGGAGTGTGTGACTACTCCAATGTTTTCGCTCATGCTTAATGGCTCAATGCATGGATTTTTCAAGTCTAAAAGGGGTCTAAGGCAAGGAGATccaatttctcttcttctttttgTTGTCTGCATGGAATATCTGTCAAGGGTACTGCATAAAATGAGTGATATGAGCCAATTTCAGTACCATCCAAGATGCAAAGAGCTTAAACTTACTCACTTGTGTTTTGCTGATGTTCTTATTCTATGTTACAAAGGTGAATTCCCATCTGCTTACCTCATTCTGCAAGCTTTCAAGTTGTTCCATGCTACCTCTGGTTTGAAGGCAAATCAGCAAAAATCTTCCATTTATTTCCATGGTATGAGTAATGAAGTAATTCAGATAATCATTAATGTTTCTGGTTTTACTAGAAGTCAACTGCCTTTCAAGTATCTTGGTGTTCCCATTTGTGCTAAGAGAATATCTGTTGCTCAATGTGGAATGTTAGTAGATAAGATGACAACTAGGATTAAGATGTGGAGCACTAGGAATCTGTCTTATGTGGCTAGAATGCAGCTTATCAATTCAGTTCTGTTGAGCTTACATATGCATTGGGCACAAATATACATTTTGCCTAAGAATGTTTTACAGGGGAT
This Spinacia oleracea cultivar Varoflay chromosome 6, BTI_SOV_V1, whole genome shotgun sequence DNA region includes the following protein-coding sequences:
- the LOC110775381 gene encoding uncharacterized protein; its protein translation is MECVTTPMFSLMLNGSMHGFFKSKRGLRQGDPISLLLFVVCMEYLSRVLHKMSDMSQFQYHPRCKELKLTHLCFADVLILCYKGEFPSAYLILQAFKLFHATSGLKANQQKSSIYFHGMSNEVIQIIINVSGFTRSQLPFKYLGVPICAKRISVAQCGMLVDKMTTRIKMWSTRNLSYVARMQLINSVLLSLHMHWAQIYILPKNVLQGITKVVGSSCGVVLLIVLSLAM